One segment of Nitrospira sp. DNA contains the following:
- a CDS encoding WbqC family protein translates to MRRSDIFVLYDDVQYDKHGWRNRNRIKTPKGPHWLTVPVRHKGLGWPRINEVEIDNQTAWGKKHIGTIRQFYAKAPYLTQYLPMLEDQLLRPWTLLADLDLSLIALMCEWLQLQRTVIRASSLDVEGDRNERLCALCKHFDATRYLSGDSAKTYLDRELFARNGIEVAWQGFQHPVYPQQHGEFVPFLSALDLVLNCGPDSAAILRGQ, encoded by the coding sequence ATGCGTCGAAGTGATATTTTCGTCCTGTATGACGATGTCCAGTACGACAAGCATGGATGGCGAAATCGTAATCGAATTAAAACTCCGAAGGGGCCTCATTGGTTGACCGTGCCCGTTCGGCATAAGGGATTAGGGTGGCCACGTATCAACGAGGTTGAAATTGACAACCAGACGGCCTGGGGAAAAAAGCACATCGGAACCATCAGGCAATTCTACGCAAAGGCACCATATCTGACTCAATACCTGCCCATGCTGGAAGATCAATTGTTACGGCCCTGGACGCTTCTTGCAGACCTGGATCTGTCTCTCATTGCGTTGATGTGTGAGTGGTTGCAGCTTCAACGAACGGTCATCCGTGCATCATCGCTCGATGTTGAAGGCGACCGGAATGAAAGATTGTGCGCCCTCTGCAAGCATTTCGACGCCACACGGTATCTCAGCGGTGACTCAGCGAAGACGTATCTGGACCGTGAGCTCTTCGCACGAAATGGAATTGAGGTGGCGTGGCAGGGGTTTCAGCACCCCGTGTATCCACAACAGCACGGGGAATTTGTCCCGTTTCTTTCCGCACTCGATCTCGTGTTGAACTGTGGACCGGATAGCGCGGCCATATTACGCGGCCAATGA
- a CDS encoding glycosyltransferase: MMDSPVLPGSSATSLKPSLVPSHSPSTKFDRSVSLLTWGLNEEDLVQDFLDRAFLTLRETVVDYEIVFVNDGSSDRTGAILESYCKTEPRLKVITNQTNLNVGLSCRRAVDSATKEFLFWQTVDWSYDISDLRLYLELLRYYDVVQGVRPVPERLLSHIPLLRSLYRVKTRSDNFKKALISLSNYYVQRLLFGVPFHDFQNVTFYPTKLAQSLGLQARTPFVNPEMLIRAYYRGATFIEVPIAFIPRSKGHAKGAKLTTVCRTIKDVLINWVRWGWRVRFGARHEATKGSIVRVAEPFALPDYVLACTVPLFKRFR, translated from the coding sequence ATGATGGATTCACCGGTCTTGCCTGGTTCTTCCGCTACCTCGCTCAAGCCGTCACTGGTACCTTCGCACAGTCCCTCGACTAAATTTGATCGATCAGTTTCCCTGCTTACCTGGGGGTTGAATGAAGAAGATTTGGTTCAGGACTTTTTAGACCGAGCCTTCTTGACCTTGCGTGAGACTGTGGTGGACTATGAGATCGTCTTTGTCAACGACGGCAGCTCGGATCGGACGGGGGCGATTCTTGAGTCGTATTGTAAAACGGAACCGCGGCTCAAGGTCATCACGAACCAGACCAATCTCAATGTGGGTCTGTCCTGTCGGCGAGCGGTTGACTCGGCCACAAAAGAATTTCTCTTCTGGCAGACGGTAGACTGGTCCTACGACATCAGCGATCTCCGCCTCTATCTCGAATTGCTGCGGTATTATGACGTGGTGCAAGGGGTTCGACCGGTTCCTGAGCGGTTATTGAGTCACATCCCCCTCCTGCGTTCCCTGTATCGCGTGAAGACTCGGTCTGATAACTTTAAGAAGGCGCTGATTTCTCTCAGCAATTACTATGTTCAACGTCTCCTCTTTGGCGTGCCGTTTCACGATTTCCAGAATGTGACCTTTTATCCCACCAAGCTTGCGCAGTCCCTTGGCCTCCAGGCCAGGACTCCTTTTGTGAACCCTGAAATGTTGATTCGGGCCTATTACCGCGGGGCGACATTTATTGAGGTTCCGATCGCGTTTATTCCACGCTCGAAAGGGCATGCAAAAGGCGCGAAGCTCACGACGGTGTGTCGGACAATAAAAGATGTCTTGATCAATTGGGTTCGATGGGGATGGAGGGTGCGGTTTGGTGCAAGGCATGAGGCCACGAAGGGAAGTATCGTGCGAGTGGCAGAACCGTTTGCACTTCCTGACTATGTGCTCGCATGTACTGTTCCTCTCTTCAAACGTTTTCGCTAA
- a CDS encoding oligosaccharide flippase family protein, with protein MSTLKLSLVGLGARVILLVINMISVILLARYLEPQGRGEYFLFQTLVSVLSVVGDFGLSQSANVFVGRNADRKQLIHAFVSKAAIILWCAMSCIGGVVLWVAGEQLLHDFPARWQWAAFAILPCMLYAGFWNNIMIGLGEISLLNGVQLVIGPVQLVLILVLVVGLSGGVASAVILYLVTMLLQCVLMLSVSSRLGLLGGNEYTEVGLSRQMLAFGLRAYPNAIATMGWMRIPVFMLNAFHGPASVGVFSVAQQLAERALMPIQAAQDAIYGKMSALSPREAIAAMNRYIRMVVSGMVASTVVAMLLAPWVVAVLFGPAYQPTVHVFWVLLIGVVCVSVSMIVSTYVLGQRGRPGLLSLLAGANACICLTASYWLIPAWAEMGAAIALALTQAVGAVVVFGLYSVISSATLRETLLLTAEDIASVLKQLGKLTWRKGAQR; from the coding sequence GTGTCTACCCTAAAACTTTCACTGGTAGGGCTTGGGGCACGAGTGATTCTCCTGGTCATCAATATGATCAGTGTGATTCTGCTTGCCCGATATTTGGAGCCTCAAGGCCGCGGTGAGTATTTCCTGTTTCAGACGCTTGTGTCAGTGCTCAGCGTGGTGGGGGATTTCGGGCTCTCACAAAGCGCGAACGTCTTTGTCGGCCGGAACGCCGATCGCAAACAGCTCATCCATGCATTTGTCAGTAAGGCGGCGATCATCTTGTGGTGTGCGATGAGTTGCATCGGGGGGGTGGTGTTGTGGGTGGCGGGCGAGCAGCTCTTGCATGATTTCCCGGCGCGTTGGCAATGGGCCGCATTTGCAATCCTGCCATGCATGCTGTATGCGGGGTTCTGGAATAATATCATGATCGGATTAGGAGAAATTTCTCTTCTGAATGGGGTGCAGCTCGTGATAGGGCCCGTGCAATTAGTCCTCATTCTCGTGCTTGTTGTCGGGTTGTCCGGAGGAGTGGCCTCAGCGGTGATCCTGTATCTTGTTACCATGCTGCTTCAATGTGTACTCATGTTGAGCGTCTCTAGTCGTTTGGGATTACTTGGCGGAAACGAGTATACGGAGGTCGGCTTATCGCGACAGATGCTGGCATTTGGCCTTCGGGCCTATCCTAATGCCATCGCGACCATGGGATGGATGCGCATTCCCGTATTTATGCTCAATGCGTTTCACGGACCCGCTTCAGTGGGAGTGTTTTCCGTGGCACAGCAATTGGCGGAGAGGGCGTTGATGCCCATCCAAGCCGCACAAGATGCCATCTATGGAAAGATGTCGGCGCTATCACCGCGTGAAGCGATCGCGGCGATGAATCGGTACATAAGAATGGTGGTTTCTGGGATGGTTGCAAGCACGGTGGTGGCCATGCTGCTGGCGCCTTGGGTTGTGGCGGTGCTGTTTGGTCCGGCCTATCAGCCGACGGTGCATGTATTCTGGGTTCTTCTCATCGGAGTGGTATGTGTGAGTGTGTCCATGATTGTCAGCACCTATGTGTTGGGGCAGAGGGGGCGTCCCGGTCTGCTCTCTCTCCTTGCCGGGGCGAATGCGTGTATTTGTCTGACGGCGAGCTACTGGCTCATTCCGGCATGGGCAGAGATGGGGGCGGCCATCGCTCTGGCGCTGACTCAAGCCGTGGGGGCTGTTGTGGTGTTTGGTCTCTATTCGGTAATTTCCTCTGCGACTCTGCGCGAAACACTCCTGCTCACAGCGGAGGATATCGCCAGTGTGTTGAAACAACTTGGTAAATTGACATGGCGGAAGGGCGCGCAGAGGTGA
- the asnB gene encoding asparagine synthase (glutamine-hydrolyzing): protein MCGIAGRFGPGPNQIVNQMVGVLAHRGPDDEHVVSGKNFAIGARRLSILDLPGGRQPIANETQTIWAAQNGEIYNFPALRKDLLERGHVLETHCDTEVLPHLYEEHGAAFPKNIDGMFAVALWDGDGQIGYLARDRTGKKPLYYCLHDHALYFASEIKSLLHIPGFTRRLNFDALHQFLSFKHVPHPLSIFEGIAMLPPAHMLTYRVGQEPVVSRYWDLSFAGTDTSAGMTEEEITDRLLVLLRQGVERRLLSDVPIGFFLSGGIDSSLSTVLAAELSPSKIKSFTLTYSRESTTEGKEEDRRWARWVADRYGTEHHEETIQVSSFPENLRRILSCFDEPYAGVVSTYFLAQLMSQHVKVALSGDGADELFGSYLSHRLAFPLANFQTYLRTGNPALIRPFDQQVDFLARMAEPEDWGWRYKLLVFSDEEKDALYTEELAARMRSYSTRDRLRRDFSELSARDPLNRILESEFRTIFPDQVLAFVDRLSMAHSLEVRTAFLDTDFVTFVSGLPGALKIKDGETKYLLKKLGLRYFPPEMVYRKKEGFLMPITQWLLRDLESYVRETLSPERLAKHGLFRAAYVQGLVDALYRAQPDHLAVNKVYSLVVFQEWYDLYMA from the coding sequence ATGTGTGGAATTGCAGGTCGGTTTGGTCCTGGCCCAAATCAGATTGTCAACCAGATGGTCGGGGTCCTTGCCCATCGTGGGCCAGATGATGAACATGTGGTGTCGGGGAAAAACTTTGCAATCGGAGCCAGGCGGCTCAGTATTCTGGATCTTCCGGGAGGACGGCAGCCGATCGCCAATGAAACGCAGACAATTTGGGCGGCGCAAAATGGAGAGATTTACAACTTTCCTGCGCTTCGGAAAGACTTGCTCGAGCGTGGACATGTGCTTGAGACCCACTGCGATACGGAAGTCTTGCCTCATCTGTACGAGGAGCATGGGGCGGCCTTCCCCAAGAACATCGACGGTATGTTTGCCGTTGCGCTATGGGATGGCGACGGGCAAATAGGATATCTGGCCCGGGACCGAACGGGGAAGAAGCCGCTCTACTATTGCCTGCATGATCACGCACTGTACTTCGCGTCTGAAATCAAGTCGTTGTTGCACATTCCGGGCTTCACTCGACGTTTGAACTTTGATGCCCTCCACCAATTCCTGAGTTTCAAGCACGTGCCCCATCCGCTTTCGATATTCGAAGGCATTGCCATGCTTCCGCCTGCGCATATGCTGACGTATCGCGTGGGACAGGAACCAGTCGTCAGTCGATACTGGGATCTCAGCTTCGCGGGAACCGATACGAGCGCGGGAATGACGGAGGAAGAGATCACGGACCGGCTGCTTGTACTGCTTCGGCAGGGGGTCGAGCGGCGTCTGTTGTCGGATGTGCCGATCGGGTTCTTTCTGAGCGGTGGCATTGATTCCAGCCTGTCGACGGTGCTTGCGGCAGAGCTCTCGCCGTCCAAGATCAAGAGTTTCACGCTGACGTATTCCCGGGAGTCTACGACCGAAGGGAAAGAGGAGGATCGCCGCTGGGCCCGTTGGGTCGCCGACCGGTATGGAACAGAGCATCACGAGGAAACCATCCAAGTGTCCAGCTTCCCCGAAAACCTCCGCCGCATTTTGTCGTGTTTTGATGAGCCCTATGCAGGCGTAGTCTCGACCTATTTTCTTGCTCAACTCATGAGCCAACACGTCAAGGTGGCACTCTCGGGTGACGGGGCCGACGAACTCTTCGGAAGCTATTTGTCGCATCGCTTAGCCTTTCCTCTCGCCAATTTTCAGACCTATTTGCGGACTGGAAATCCTGCGCTTATTCGGCCTTTTGATCAGCAAGTGGATTTTCTTGCGCGGATGGCTGAGCCCGAAGACTGGGGATGGCGATACAAGTTGCTGGTATTCAGTGATGAGGAAAAAGACGCGCTTTATACTGAAGAGCTCGCCGCGCGCATGCGATCGTACAGTACCCGTGATCGACTCCGCCGTGATTTCTCAGAACTATCGGCTCGTGATCCCTTGAATCGGATACTGGAGTCGGAGTTCAGGACCATCTTCCCTGATCAGGTGTTGGCATTCGTCGATCGCCTTTCAATGGCCCATTCACTTGAGGTTCGCACGGCGTTTCTCGATACGGACTTCGTCACCTTTGTCTCCGGATTGCCAGGAGCCTTGAAGATCAAAGACGGGGAAACGAAGTACTTGCTGAAGAAGCTGGGGCTACGATACTTTCCACCCGAGATGGTGTACCGCAAGAAGGAAGGTTTTCTCATGCCGATCACGCAGTGGCTGTTGCGTGATCTGGAATCATATGTTCGAGAGACCCTCAGCCCCGAGCGACTCGCCAAGCACGGATTGTTTCGAGCGGCCTATGTTCAGGGCCTAGTGGATGCCTTGTATCGGGCGCAACCGGATCATCTCGCCGTCAACAAAGTCTATTCGCTGGTGGTTTTTCAGGAGTGGTATGACTTGTACATGGCCTGA
- a CDS encoding dTDP-glucose 4,6-dehydratase yields the protein MKTILITGGAGFIGSNFVRYLYEKYPNYRLIVLDALTYAGNVKNLPVDINNGSDERLMFWYGNVRNAELVDTVVSQADVVIHFAAESHVTRSIYDNLLFFETDVLGTQAVANAVLKYRDKVERFIHISTSEVYGTAESEKMSETHPLLPMSPYASAKCGADRLVYSYWQTYGIPSIIVRPFNNYGPYQHLEKVVPRFITSCILEEPITVHGDGSAARDFIYVQDHCEALDLILHAEPKRIFGEVLNLGTGRHISLMEIADTVRALMKPKKSPIQFIGDRPGQVFRHTCDHSKAARILGWQPRTSFEQGLERTIQWYRDNEAWWRPQMWMRRIPIVTAAGKRELH from the coding sequence GTGAAAACCATACTGATTACCGGAGGGGCAGGTTTCATTGGCAGTAACTTTGTGCGCTATCTCTACGAGAAGTATCCGAACTATCGTCTCATCGTGTTGGATGCCTTGACCTATGCGGGGAATGTGAAAAATCTCCCGGTGGACATTAACAATGGTTCCGATGAGCGACTGATGTTCTGGTATGGAAATGTACGAAACGCCGAGTTGGTCGATACCGTGGTATCTCAGGCGGATGTGGTGATCCATTTTGCTGCCGAATCACACGTCACGCGGTCGATTTATGACAACCTGTTATTCTTTGAGACTGATGTATTGGGCACTCAGGCAGTCGCCAATGCTGTGCTCAAATATCGCGATAAGGTGGAACGATTCATTCATATCTCGACATCTGAAGTCTATGGGACCGCGGAGTCGGAGAAAATGTCGGAAACCCATCCATTGCTGCCGATGAGTCCTTACGCATCAGCGAAGTGCGGCGCTGATCGCCTGGTCTATTCGTATTGGCAGACCTATGGAATTCCTTCGATCATCGTCCGTCCGTTCAATAATTATGGGCCGTATCAACACCTTGAGAAGGTGGTGCCGCGTTTCATCACGAGCTGCATTCTCGAGGAACCGATTACGGTTCATGGAGACGGGTCTGCGGCCAGAGACTTTATCTATGTGCAGGATCATTGCGAGGCTCTTGATTTGATTCTCCATGCCGAGCCCAAGCGGATCTTTGGTGAAGTGCTCAATTTGGGGACAGGGCGACACATCAGCCTCATGGAGATCGCTGATACCGTTCGGGCACTGATGAAGCCGAAGAAGAGCCCCATTCAATTTATCGGTGATCGTCCCGGACAGGTGTTCCGCCACACGTGTGATCATTCGAAGGCCGCGAGGATTCTCGGCTGGCAACCGCGCACCTCATTCGAGCAGGGCCTTGAGCGAACAATTCAATGGTATCGGGATAACGAAGCCTGGTGGAGACCACAGATGTGGATGAGGCGGATTCCCATCGTCACAGCCGCCGGCAAGCGGGAGTTACACTAA
- a CDS encoding methionyl-tRNA formyltransferase: MSEKESVRDTAGARGGRVIVFGYGELGAAAVTALVSAGAQVVAVVAPSNRSGDDVLFMKEFARTQRLPVLVQPPRKAIEPFVLDLKKLEPDVIVVWSYPMILPLDVIQVPRQGTVNVHGGLLPEYRGGHVMQWAIINGEVETGVALHYMDEGIDTGPIIAQGRFPIQQDDDAATVRQKLKTTGIALLQEWWPAIAEGRASKIPQDETKATYHRLRTQDDGVIDWSVTSTAICRLVKALVRPWPGAFTFLNGRKLVIWKSRALQGSAGGPPGLVTQIDEQGARVLTGDGAVLIEESEMDGRRSVGMQVQQILRVGDRVGA; this comes from the coding sequence ATGTCGGAGAAGGAATCCGTTCGTGACACGGCTGGGGCGCGGGGTGGGCGGGTTATTGTTTTTGGGTATGGCGAATTAGGCGCCGCAGCCGTCACGGCGCTAGTCTCGGCTGGAGCGCAGGTAGTTGCCGTGGTGGCCCCTTCGAATCGGTCCGGCGATGATGTCCTCTTCATGAAAGAGTTCGCTCGCACGCAGCGGCTTCCGGTGCTCGTGCAGCCGCCACGGAAGGCGATTGAGCCGTTCGTCCTCGACCTGAAAAAGCTTGAACCGGATGTCATTGTGGTGTGGTCATACCCGATGATTCTTCCGCTTGATGTGATTCAAGTCCCCCGGCAAGGTACGGTCAATGTTCATGGCGGCCTATTGCCTGAATATCGAGGCGGGCATGTCATGCAGTGGGCCATCATCAATGGTGAAGTGGAGACGGGCGTGGCGCTTCATTATATGGATGAAGGTATCGATACCGGGCCAATCATTGCCCAAGGGCGTTTTCCCATTCAGCAGGATGACGATGCTGCGACGGTACGACAGAAACTGAAGACGACGGGAATTGCCCTGCTTCAGGAATGGTGGCCCGCGATTGCGGAAGGGCGCGCCTCAAAGATTCCGCAGGATGAAACGAAAGCCACATATCATCGGCTTCGTACTCAGGATGATGGCGTGATCGATTGGTCGGTTACGAGCACCGCGATCTGCCGCTTGGTGAAGGCGCTCGTTCGTCCGTGGCCAGGCGCGTTCACTTTCTTGAATGGGCGGAAGCTAGTAATATGGAAGTCCCGTGCGCTTCAGGGATCGGCTGGAGGACCGCCGGGCCTGGTCACTCAGATCGATGAGCAAGGGGCGAGGGTGCTGACCGGCGATGGCGCAGTTCTCATTGAAGAATCCGAAATGGATGGCCGGCGGAGTGTGGGGATGCAGGTGCAGCAAATTCTGCGAGTCGGGGACCGCGTAGGTGCTTGA
- a CDS encoding DegT/DnrJ/EryC1/StrS family aminotransferase — protein MSIPFYRHDLGEPEIEAVRKVLAGPILTTGEVVESFERRFAAYLGIQHALAVTSCTGALHLSLLALGIGPGDEVITTPMTFIASSTAILEAGATPVFVDVESQTGNLDANNIEAAITPRTKAILPVHLYGQMCDMVTIRKIADEHGLFVIEDAAHCLEGVRDGVKPGELGDTACFSFYATKNLTCGEGGALVTKNKEVAEKLRLLRLHGMTKTAADRHREGYQHWDMTVLGWKYNMDNIHAALLLPQMDRIEQSWSKRDAVARLYEGLLADCPGLSMPKTHPHVRHARHLFPVFVEGGCRDAIIQGFQQEGIGSVVNYRAIHLLTYFRETFGFCIGEFPNAEKIGESVVSLPFYPAMTEAQTTQVAATLKRLLKARM, from the coding sequence ATGAGCATTCCTTTCTATCGCCATGATTTAGGCGAGCCGGAAATTGAGGCGGTGCGGAAGGTCCTCGCCGGGCCGATTCTGACGACGGGGGAAGTGGTCGAGTCCTTTGAACGACGCTTCGCGGCCTATCTTGGCATTCAGCATGCGCTGGCCGTCACGAGTTGTACCGGTGCGCTTCATCTCTCCCTCTTGGCATTAGGGATCGGTCCTGGCGACGAGGTGATTACGACGCCGATGACCTTCATCGCCTCCTCCACGGCCATCCTCGAGGCTGGTGCAACGCCGGTCTTTGTTGATGTGGAATCGCAGACGGGCAACCTGGATGCAAACAACATTGAGGCGGCGATCACGCCACGGACCAAGGCCATTCTGCCTGTTCACCTGTACGGGCAGATGTGCGATATGGTCACCATCCGGAAGATTGCCGACGAGCATGGCCTGTTTGTGATCGAGGATGCCGCCCATTGCCTTGAAGGTGTTCGTGATGGAGTCAAGCCGGGAGAGTTGGGAGATACGGCGTGCTTCTCCTTTTATGCGACCAAGAACCTCACCTGCGGAGAGGGGGGGGCTCTTGTGACCAAGAATAAAGAGGTCGCTGAAAAGCTTCGCCTGCTCAGGCTCCATGGCATGACAAAAACCGCAGCGGATCGTCACCGCGAGGGCTATCAGCATTGGGACATGACCGTGTTGGGCTGGAAGTACAACATGGATAATATTCATGCCGCGCTCCTTCTTCCTCAAATGGATCGTATTGAACAGAGTTGGTCCAAGCGTGATGCCGTGGCCCGTTTGTATGAAGGATTGCTGGCGGATTGTCCTGGTCTGTCCATGCCGAAAACCCATCCGCATGTGCGCCATGCCAGGCACCTCTTTCCGGTGTTTGTGGAGGGAGGGTGTCGAGACGCAATTATCCAAGGCTTCCAGCAGGAGGGAATCGGCAGTGTGGTGAATTATCGCGCGATCCACCTGCTGACCTACTTTCGGGAAACATTTGGGTTTTGCATCGGCGAGTTCCCGAATGCCGAAAAGATTGGTGAGAGCGTGGTGTCCCTACCGTTTTATCCGGCGATGACCGAAGCCCAGACAACACAGGTTGCGGCAACACTGAAGCGTCTCTTGAAGGCACGGATGTGA
- a CDS encoding radical SAM protein translates to MTTKPLVVAPSEKAYGLKPGAEEFPLMVIISIIYPCNMGCPNCPYTDTNSELRRFYREHDGDLIPVKLWEKIADECGPYGAWMRCTGGGEPMLHPKMVEMIEYAKAKGARVWLNTNGSMFGPNAKHRERLERVIRAGIDLIEFSMDAADADTYAVLRPPRSGKTGDPEQWWAKHVGNVRAALDLRKQHVATTRVVTSIIRQEAIDGRLDDAVQFWLKDVGVDEVITRKFLSWDDNTTIQLGKTLDRHLYADLPTQKKEPCVWPFERLNVDTLGRIALCGQDISFKTSELFPNVKDTSLKEIWQGEMFTWYRKMHLEGRGAECFPCRGCSAWFAGIRDWDHGWQKVLRNSGDHLKEVMRRDLGVEVEVFQPKV, encoded by the coding sequence GTGACAACCAAGCCGCTAGTGGTCGCCCCAAGCGAAAAAGCCTATGGGCTGAAGCCCGGGGCCGAAGAGTTTCCGCTGATGGTCATTATCTCCATTATTTATCCATGCAATATGGGGTGTCCAAACTGTCCCTATACGGATACCAATTCTGAATTGCGACGGTTCTACCGTGAGCACGATGGCGATTTAATCCCGGTGAAGTTATGGGAGAAAATTGCTGATGAGTGTGGTCCGTATGGCGCATGGATGCGCTGTACCGGTGGTGGCGAACCCATGCTCCATCCGAAAATGGTCGAGATGATTGAATATGCCAAGGCGAAAGGGGCCAGAGTCTGGTTAAACACCAACGGAAGTATGTTTGGCCCAAACGCCAAGCATCGTGAACGGTTGGAACGCGTAATCCGGGCCGGGATTGATCTCATCGAATTCTCGATGGATGCGGCGGATGCCGACACCTATGCGGTGTTGCGTCCACCGCGAAGCGGGAAGACGGGAGATCCGGAGCAGTGGTGGGCGAAACACGTCGGTAATGTACGTGCCGCGTTGGATCTTCGAAAGCAGCATGTGGCGACTACCCGAGTGGTCACTTCCATCATTCGCCAGGAAGCGATCGACGGCCGACTGGATGACGCGGTTCAGTTTTGGCTGAAGGATGTGGGGGTGGATGAGGTCATTACCAGGAAGTTTCTTTCCTGGGATGATAATACGACGATTCAGCTTGGAAAAACTCTCGACCGACATTTGTATGCGGACCTGCCGACACAAAAGAAGGAACCGTGCGTCTGGCCGTTTGAGCGGTTGAATGTGGATACCTTAGGACGGATTGCCCTTTGCGGGCAGGACATTTCCTTCAAGACCTCTGAGCTATTTCCCAACGTGAAGGACACAAGTCTTAAGGAAATTTGGCAGGGGGAAATGTTCACGTGGTATCGCAAGATGCATCTCGAGGGCCGAGGCGCTGAATGTTTTCCCTGCCGCGGATGTTCGGCCTGGTTCGCTGGTATTCGTGATTGGGACCATGGGTGGCAGAAGGTCCTACGGAACTCGGGGGATCATTTAAAAGAAGTGATGCGAAGAGATCTAGGGGTGGAGGTTGAGGTCTTCCAACCGAAAGTCTAG
- a CDS encoding glycosyltransferase family 4 protein — translation MAEGRAEVTSANPVRVLHLIDGLGGGGSERWVWDIVRLSQPALCKHYVITFYPDNAQCVYSEPLRSRAAYGQPRHSVILQWLERGVCKLAPIPYLLPIRKGLSALWCLLNVLSVTWYVAVALVKLTPEVVHVHTFRGLRAGVLMSRLFRVPLVHSVPALFAQMTDAGFKGIPRFYESQERWIARFVTGASVSELLSVGISKRKIMAIHGTIDLESVNSVRAQKTHYYSAIRRELKLSPDSLIALSVGRLHPSKGHLFALEAMQTLVRQFPQLHWIVLGEGDQREMLETRARSLDLEKHVHLLGFQREPLPYYAAADLYLRTPIFESENLSSYQAMAMGLPVVGFDTGCETELLVKSGHGVLVSTMNTEALARAAAGILSLPDRGVRIGARGAEYCRQHLDIARTISELTDLYRCLGRKEDGDGPSLMTV, via the coding sequence ATGGCGGAAGGGCGCGCAGAGGTGACATCGGCCAATCCCGTCAGGGTGTTACATCTGATTGACGGATTGGGTGGCGGCGGATCCGAGCGGTGGGTGTGGGATATTGTGCGTCTCTCTCAGCCGGCTCTGTGCAAGCATTACGTCATCACGTTCTATCCGGACAATGCACAGTGTGTCTATTCTGAGCCGTTACGCAGTCGAGCTGCCTACGGGCAACCCAGGCACAGTGTGATCCTGCAATGGCTTGAACGAGGCGTTTGCAAACTGGCGCCTATCCCGTACCTATTGCCCATTCGCAAGGGGCTCTCGGCTCTTTGGTGCCTGCTGAATGTTCTGTCCGTGACATGGTATGTAGCCGTGGCTCTCGTCAAACTGACTCCCGAGGTCGTTCACGTTCATACCTTCCGAGGACTTAGGGCCGGGGTGCTGATGAGTCGACTCTTTCGTGTGCCGCTGGTCCACTCGGTACCGGCTCTCTTTGCTCAAATGACTGATGCAGGGTTTAAGGGAATACCTCGTTTTTATGAGTCGCAAGAGCGATGGATCGCTCGCTTTGTGACGGGTGCTTCAGTCTCGGAACTGCTCTCCGTTGGGATTTCGAAAAGAAAGATCATGGCGATCCACGGGACCATAGATCTGGAGTCGGTCAACAGTGTACGTGCGCAAAAAACACACTACTATTCCGCCATACGGCGTGAGTTAAAGTTATCGCCGGATTCGCTGATCGCGCTATCGGTAGGGAGACTGCATCCATCCAAAGGGCATCTCTTTGCACTCGAAGCCATGCAGACTCTCGTCCGTCAATTCCCACAGCTACATTGGATAGTCCTTGGTGAAGGGGACCAACGGGAGATGTTGGAGACTCGTGCACGGTCGCTCGATCTTGAGAAGCATGTGCATTTGCTCGGGTTCCAGCGAGAGCCCTTGCCCTACTATGCAGCAGCCGACCTGTATCTCAGGACGCCGATATTTGAGAGCGAAAACTTATCCAGCTATCAGGCCATGGCGATGGGCCTTCCGGTTGTCGGATTTGATACAGGGTGTGAAACGGAACTGCTAGTGAAAAGCGGCCACGGCGTGTTGGTTTCCACAATGAACACGGAAGCACTTGCAAGGGCCGCCGCGGGGATCTTGAGTCTTCCTGACCGAGGTGTGCGGATTGGCGCACGTGGAGCGGAATATTGCCGCCAACATTTGGATATCGCACGAACCATTTCTGAGTTGACTGATCTTTATCGTTGTTTGGGAAGAAAAGAGGACGGTGATGGTCCGTCCCTCATGACGGTCTGA
- a CDS encoding DUF393 domain-containing protein, whose protein sequence is MSVFEPVHVIYDGQCRFCLRSLKIFSATDLMQVFRFHDAHDEQSIAAAFPELTHADFDNAMFAVTERRVVYRGFFAFRRMIWSSPLMWLLIPVFYFPGATFVGTRVYAWVAKNRLKFGCGSEACTLPVHPPKGSSPDHIDAVPH, encoded by the coding sequence ATGAGCGTATTTGAGCCGGTCCATGTCATCTACGACGGGCAGTGTCGCTTTTGCCTTCGCAGCTTAAAGATATTCAGTGCCACCGACCTCATGCAGGTATTTCGATTTCATGACGCCCACGATGAGCAATCGATTGCTGCGGCGTTTCCTGAGTTAACGCATGCGGATTTTGACAATGCGATGTTTGCCGTCACGGAACGGCGGGTAGTCTATCGGGGATTCTTTGCCTTTCGCCGCATGATTTGGAGCAGTCCGCTGATGTGGCTCCTCATCCCGGTGTTTTATTTTCCCGGTGCAACCTTTGTGGGGACTCGTGTCTATGCATGGGTGGCCAAGAATCGACTGAAGTTTGGTTGTGGCTCGGAGGCCTGCACACTTCCAGTTCACCCTCCCAAGGGATCTTCCCCTGACCATATTGATGCTGTGCCTCATTAG